Proteins from a single region of Lysinibacillus sp. JNUCC-52:
- a CDS encoding copper resistance CopC family protein, which translates to MKFKPQYVLFLFVLLLLFGLCAQYIMGPSVVKMESPSPNSRLEMPPSEIIITFNEKIKLAQDSLEVIDHKGLAVTGDKAQISDDQQEIRLDLPSLPDGKYYVNYNVVLLNDEQSVKGSYLFQIDSTLLFTQIGNNKLCLPITYQQETSLLNELKEAAWIIYFIKAIYYGGLSLIVGWVFWWRIVQGYSTELKKKYTAYGMVIQILHLIGLFFMILTQLNITTISDYSSNSLINSNFDLLWYVSLVLSLIGFICLFRNKWFDMIWMSLILLLNGFLFELKSYSLIVFNNSAFLFAISIWAGGLLFTLSFWRKHRLFTHSFIPLFFKTSLWCIVVLFITCLLVTIAYLSNTPVLVNQWLFFLRFKLLAIFAVIITYGIIRSK; encoded by the coding sequence ATGAAATTTAAACCACAATATGTTTTATTTTTATTTGTATTATTATTATTATTTGGATTATGCGCTCAATATATTATGGGACCCTCCGTTGTTAAAATGGAATCCCCATCTCCAAATAGTCGCCTGGAAATGCCACCTTCAGAAATCATCATAACCTTTAATGAGAAAATCAAACTAGCACAAGATTCCCTTGAGGTCATCGATCATAAGGGGCTAGCAGTGACTGGTGATAAAGCACAAATAAGTGATGATCAACAAGAAATCCGCTTAGACTTACCTTCCTTACCAGATGGCAAATACTATGTTAACTATAACGTTGTCTTATTGAATGATGAACAATCTGTAAAGGGTTCCTATTTGTTTCAAATAGACAGTACATTATTATTTACTCAAATAGGAAATAATAAATTATGCCTACCCATTACATACCAGCAAGAAACATCACTACTTAATGAGCTCAAGGAAGCAGCATGGATTATTTATTTCATAAAGGCGATTTATTATGGGGGCTTATCTTTAATCGTTGGTTGGGTATTCTGGTGGAGGATTGTTCAAGGTTACTCAACTGAATTGAAGAAAAAATATACAGCTTATGGGATGGTCATTCAAATACTTCACCTTATAGGACTCTTTTTTATGATTTTAACGCAATTAAACATTACTACAATTTCCGACTATTCTAGTAATAGTTTGATTAATTCCAATTTCGATTTGTTGTGGTATGTATCACTTGTATTATCGCTAATTGGATTTATCTGTCTATTTCGTAATAAATGGTTCGATATGATCTGGATGTCTTTAATTTTACTTTTAAATGGTTTTTTATTTGAATTGAAATCATATAGTCTTATAGTATTTAATAACAGCGCCTTTCTCTTCGCAATTTCAATTTGGGCAGGAGGGCTTTTGTTTACTCTAAGTTTTTGGCGTAAACACCGATTATTCACCCACTCATTCATACCTTTATTTTTCAAAACTTCACTTTGGTGTATTGTTGTATTATTCATTACTTGTTTATTAGTAACTATCGCTTATTTATCGAATACGCCCGTATTGGTAAACCAGTGGCTATTTTTTTTACGGTTTAAACTACTTGCTATTTTTGCCGTTATTATTACTTATGGGATTATTCGATCAAAATGA
- a CDS encoding DEAD/DEAH box helicase translates to MATYKNIISTIGRGNKLSRCTDADGKLFSREEIVDSWKLSYQERISRDKSEIGLRLPQFGALSAIRAHWAISNFPATIVLPTGTGKSETMYATIISERISSTLIIVPSNLLREQIFEGARNFGILPKLKMISNNVIYPTTFLYKSKVEDKDEIAVIAALEEANIVVSTPGMIKKMPANVLDKLFERVEVVIFDEAHHLAAPDWRTVKERFLGKKILQFTATPFRNDGRKVDGKIIFNYGLALAQKAGYFKPIDFYPIQEFDERKSDEEIAKVAIQHLVEDVEQGYEHVLLARAKTQKRADELYENIYSQYKKYNPVVIHTGIPAAKRNEYLKQVKNGNSKIVVCVDMFGEGIDIPTLKIAAIHDKYKSLPITLQFIGRFARTSSNNVGNAKLITNVAMDDLKESIEELYHQDSDWNQLLNIHSHQAIDKEVELSEFIGNFEKGHVKEIDLSQLKMKISTRMFRYLSKRTFVEGWKQVLDQDRTTTLINEMDSVYIFIEEIETKVVWSDQKDIVQYDYDFFVLFFDKENGIIHINETDAGKGNRLVESMFPEALAIKGDSIYRSLDGINRLMLGTLGLKQQPSGRISFRMFAGTDIKSGINEAIASGSTKSNLFGYGYQDGGKISIGCSYKGKIWMRWVERINFWTDWCKKIGEKVMDHSIDTNNILNNSLALEVIKEFPEGVPYKILLPEIIEVSNSSTKQLYISKEQKEFPFFQTDLKNPSLVKDKLRFEFWINERKFVFEQFINEISYGFKQIEGEELIVKSGQKTVKMTEFLYENSPEISFIQSDGTIIIVQENLKTVIKPKSDIELPPDSFYAIDWNELGVDIKSESQGRERKTNSIQYATIHNIVDQTSDIIFDDDGSGEIADVVSVKIDTERQKIVFHLYHCKYSQGERAGARVSDLYEVCGQAEKSIMWNDNILEIVQRMIVRENTRQKKFDETRFEKGDLQTLYKLKKMVKSGFETEFGISIVQPGVSILELSNSMKQIILATDAYLKDTYGLRLTCYFSN, encoded by the coding sequence TTGGCAACATATAAAAACATAATTTCAACAATTGGTCGTGGGAATAAGTTAAGTCGCTGTACGGACGCTGATGGTAAACTCTTCAGTCGAGAAGAAATTGTTGATAGTTGGAAATTATCGTACCAGGAGAGAATATCTCGAGACAAAAGTGAGATTGGATTACGTTTGCCTCAATTTGGGGCTCTTTCTGCAATTCGTGCACATTGGGCGATCTCAAATTTTCCAGCAACAATTGTCTTACCAACTGGAACAGGAAAGTCTGAAACAATGTATGCTACGATTATTTCCGAAAGAATATCTTCCACACTAATCATTGTACCGTCTAATCTCTTGAGGGAACAGATATTTGAAGGTGCTAGGAATTTCGGTATACTTCCAAAATTAAAAATGATTTCTAATAATGTTATTTATCCAACTACTTTTCTTTATAAATCAAAAGTAGAAGATAAAGATGAAATTGCTGTGATTGCGGCACTTGAGGAGGCTAATATAGTTGTTTCAACACCAGGTATGATAAAAAAAATGCCTGCAAATGTTTTAGATAAACTATTTGAAAGGGTAGAAGTTGTAATTTTTGATGAAGCGCATCATCTTGCAGCTCCTGACTGGAGAACAGTAAAAGAAAGATTTTTAGGAAAGAAGATACTACAATTTACTGCAACTCCATTTAGAAATGATGGCAGAAAAGTTGATGGTAAAATAATTTTCAATTATGGTTTGGCGCTCGCACAAAAAGCTGGATATTTCAAGCCAATTGACTTTTATCCAATTCAAGAATTTGACGAAAGAAAATCTGATGAAGAAATCGCAAAAGTTGCAATTCAGCATTTAGTGGAAGATGTGGAACAAGGATACGAGCATGTACTTCTTGCGAGAGCAAAGACCCAAAAGCGTGCTGATGAGTTATATGAAAACATATATTCTCAATATAAAAAGTATAATCCAGTAGTAATTCACACGGGTATTCCAGCAGCGAAGAGAAACGAATACTTAAAGCAAGTTAAAAATGGTAATTCGAAAATTGTGGTTTGTGTAGATATGTTTGGGGAAGGCATTGATATTCCAACACTGAAAATTGCAGCAATTCACGATAAATATAAGTCACTTCCTATTACACTTCAATTCATTGGAAGATTCGCTCGAACAAGTAGCAATAATGTGGGTAATGCAAAGCTCATTACAAATGTGGCAATGGACGATTTGAAGGAATCAATTGAAGAATTATATCATCAAGATTCTGATTGGAATCAACTTCTTAACATTCATTCACATCAAGCTATTGATAAAGAAGTTGAACTCAGTGAATTCATAGGTAATTTTGAAAAAGGCCATGTGAAAGAAATAGATTTATCCCAATTAAAGATGAAAATAAGTACAAGAATGTTTCGATATCTTTCAAAAAGGACTTTTGTAGAAGGATGGAAACAAGTCTTGGATCAAGATAGAACTACTACATTAATAAATGAAATGGATTCTGTTTACATTTTCATTGAGGAAATTGAAACAAAAGTAGTCTGGTCTGATCAAAAGGATATAGTGCAATATGATTATGATTTTTTTGTATTGTTTTTTGATAAAGAGAATGGAATCATTCATATTAACGAAACCGATGCTGGAAAAGGAAATCGACTTGTGGAAAGTATGTTTCCAGAAGCGTTAGCAATCAAGGGAGATTCAATATATCGAAGCTTAGATGGAATTAATAGATTGATGCTAGGAACTTTGGGATTGAAGCAGCAGCCTAGTGGAAGAATTAGCTTTAGAATGTTTGCTGGGACTGATATTAAGTCTGGTATAAATGAAGCTATTGCATCTGGTTCAACTAAATCAAATCTGTTCGGATATGGCTATCAAGATGGTGGAAAAATTAGTATTGGTTGTTCGTATAAAGGGAAAATTTGGATGCGTTGGGTAGAACGAATAAACTTTTGGACAGATTGGTGTAAAAAAATAGGGGAAAAGGTAATGGATCACTCTATTGATACGAATAATATTTTAAATAATTCACTCGCTTTGGAAGTTATTAAGGAATTTCCAGAGGGTGTGCCTTATAAAATATTGTTACCTGAAATAATTGAAGTTTCCAATTCTTCTACAAAGCAGTTATATATTTCTAAAGAACAAAAAGAATTTCCGTTCTTTCAAACAGATTTAAAGAATCCCAGTTTAGTTAAAGATAAACTTCGCTTTGAATTTTGGATAAATGAAAGAAAATTTGTCTTTGAGCAGTTTATTAATGAGATATCATATGGTTTCAAACAAATCGAGGGTGAAGAGCTAATAGTGAAATCAGGACAAAAAACTGTTAAAATGACTGAATTTTTGTACGAAAATTCACCAGAAATTTCGTTCATACAAAGTGATGGAACTATTATTATAGTCCAAGAAAATTTAAAAACAGTTATCAAACCCAAAAGTGACATTGAATTGCCACCAGATTCTTTTTATGCTATCGACTGGAATGAATTAGGAGTCGATATTAAATCCGAATCACAAGGAAGGGAAAGAAAGACTAATTCAATTCAATATGCTACGATACATAATATTGTAGATCAGACATCAGATATTATTTTTGATGACGATGGATCTGGAGAAATTGCAGATGTCGTTTCGGTCAAAATTGATACAGAACGTCAAAAAATCGTATTTCATCTGTACCATTGTAAATATTCTCAAGGAGAGCGCGCTGGTGCTCGTGTTTCGGACCTATATGAAGTATGTGGTCAAGCAGAAAAGTCAATTATGTGGAATGATAATATCTTAGAAATTGTTCAAAGAATGATTGTACGAGAAAATACAAGACAGAAAAAATTTGATGAAACAAGGTTTGAGAAGGGAGACTTACAAACCTTATATAAGTTGAAAAAGATGGTTAAATCTGGTTTTGAAACTGAATTTGGAATTTCAATTGTTCAACCTGGCGTATCGATACTGGAGCTCTCAAATTCAATGAAACAAATTATCCTGGCAACTGATGCTTATTTAAAAGATACTTATGGCTTACGCTTAACATGTTATTTTAGCAATTAA